One stretch of Dissulfurimicrobium hydrothermale DNA includes these proteins:
- a CDS encoding uL29 family ribosomal protein yields MKMTGDGFAGYKKPFAPIDIVAMLEEEAFMILHSGEIPEIAYHGAVYYLTEDPDGPGLSMEDIGENGLMHLKTAVVDRYRLIILRDMDPANRDKRIYRGLQRALINWERLKAFALRVPMDIGSIKREIAAALKSFLARESSDVSSGARPTSINCTLDVLLDFAADLGLADPDVLDYIKKLSPFLVCADASSESLCCCGP; encoded by the coding sequence ATGAAGATGACTGGCGATGGTTTTGCAGGTTATAAAAAACCGTTTGCCCCAATCGACATAGTTGCCATGCTTGAGGAAGAGGCCTTCATGATCCTTCATTCCGGGGAGATCCCCGAGATAGCTTATCATGGCGCCGTTTATTACTTGACCGAAGATCCTGACGGCCCTGGTTTATCCATGGAAGATATAGGCGAGAACGGTTTGATGCATCTGAAGACTGCCGTTGTTGACCGCTATCGTCTTATAATCTTGAGGGATATGGATCCAGCCAACCGAGATAAGCGCATATATAGGGGCCTCCAGAGGGCCTTAATCAACTGGGAGAGGCTTAAGGCCTTTGCATTGAGGGTGCCAATGGATATAGGGAGTATTAAAAGAGAAATAGCAGCAGCACTCAAGTCTTTTCTTGCCCGGGAGTCCTCGGATGTTTCGAGCGGTGCCAGGCCGACGTCGATAAATTGTACTCTCGACGTATTGCTTGATTTCGCCGCCGACCTAGGCCTTGCTGATCCTGATGTACTCGATTATATTAAGAAACTCTCGCCTTTCCTTGTCTGTGCTGATGCGTCTTCTGAATCCCTTTGTTGTTGCGGGCCCTGA
- a CDS encoding AIR synthase-related protein yields the protein MADRIEVALLTRLKDALGARITKRAREDLGLDVTDVRTIKVYLIDAGLTPDELVAAARGPFSDPVINIVSVDSPLAKMLGFEWDWVVEVGFRPGVTDNEGRTAKEALELMLGRRLDRHESVYTSVQYLVKGTLDRASVEILASGLLANALIQRTTIVARDELDVLWHERRNPFYLVPKVREVIDSTVEEIDISGFSDDGLLALSRQRLLALNLEEMKALQDYIKRPDVLEGREEVGLGVYFTDVELEALAQTWSEHCKHKIFNAKIIYVEDGKERVIDSLFDTYIKAATERIRRDKGDRDFCLSVFKDNAGVIRFNERYNVAFKVETHNSPSALDPYGGALTGIVGVNRDPFGTGMGSRLIFNTDVFCFGPPDYDRPLPKGLLHPRRIFEGVREGVEHGGNQSGIPTINGSILFDERYIGKPLVFCGTGGLMPREVCGRPGHEKKARPGDCIVMCGGRIGKDGIHGATFSSEELHEGSPATAVQIGDPITQKKMTDFLLRARDLCLYNSITDNGAGGLSSSVGEMALETGGFELHLDRAPLKYEGLRPWEILLSEAQERMTVAVPPDKLDEFMALAEKMDVEATHLGIFTSSGKFHCLFNGKTVAYLDLDFVHNGVPRPELRAVWSRPQYEEPVLPMPENLGSELKDLLSRYNVCSKEYVVRQYDHEVQGGSVIKPLSGALHDGPSDAAVIRPDLDSFEGLVVAHGICPRYSDIDTYHMVCAAVDEAVRNAVAAGGDMDYMAGLDNFCWCDPVHSEKIPDGHYKLAQLVRANKALYDICTAYGIPCISGKDSMKNDAFIGGVKISIPPTLLFSIIGRMDDVRQAVTIDAKRPGDLVYVLGVTYPELGASEYYAKFGFVGNSIPRVRMEEASRRYHLVSRAIKAGLIASCHDCSDGGLGVAIAETAFSGGLGMDIDLEKVPRQGVDRLDTLLFSESQSRFVVTVRPDFRFVFEETMAGTEFAMIGTVSPRPLLIFEFGGNVVLKEDIYALKEAWQRPLSW from the coding sequence ATGGCAGACAGGATCGAGGTCGCGCTTCTTACTAGGCTGAAAGATGCACTAGGGGCGCGGATAACAAAAAGGGCACGAGAAGATCTAGGGCTCGATGTTACAGATGTCAGGACTATTAAGGTCTATCTTATAGACGCAGGGCTTACGCCTGATGAACTTGTTGCGGCCGCAAGGGGTCCGTTTTCAGACCCGGTGATAAATATAGTCTCCGTTGACAGTCCGTTGGCCAAGATGCTTGGTTTTGAATGGGATTGGGTTGTCGAAGTGGGTTTCAGACCAGGCGTTACGGATAATGAAGGGCGGACTGCGAAGGAGGCGCTTGAACTCATGCTTGGCCGGCGCCTTGACCGTCACGAGAGTGTTTATACTTCTGTCCAATATCTTGTCAAAGGCACTCTTGACAGGGCCTCCGTTGAGATCTTGGCCAGTGGACTCCTTGCAAATGCCCTGATACAAAGGACCACTATTGTAGCGCGAGATGAACTGGATGTCTTGTGGCATGAGAGGCGAAATCCTTTCTATCTCGTTCCAAAGGTTAGAGAGGTCATTGATTCTACAGTGGAGGAGATAGACATTTCAGGTTTTTCAGACGATGGGCTTTTAGCCCTCTCGAGACAGAGGCTCCTTGCCCTGAATCTTGAAGAGATGAAGGCCCTGCAGGATTATATAAAAAGGCCGGATGTCCTTGAAGGGCGAGAGGAGGTCGGTCTTGGTGTATATTTTACCGACGTCGAACTCGAGGCCCTTGCGCAGACCTGGTCCGAGCACTGCAAACACAAGATATTCAACGCAAAGATAATTTATGTTGAAGATGGGAAGGAACGTGTCATAGATAGCCTCTTTGACACCTATATAAAGGCTGCAACAGAAAGGATTAGAAGGGACAAGGGAGACAGGGATTTTTGTTTATCGGTGTTCAAAGACAATGCAGGGGTCATTAGATTTAATGAGCGTTACAACGTGGCTTTCAAGGTCGAGACCCATAATAGCCCATCGGCCCTTGATCCTTACGGTGGGGCGCTTACCGGTATCGTGGGAGTAAACCGCGATCCTTTTGGGACCGGCATGGGCTCAAGGCTCATTTTTAACACCGATGTCTTTTGTTTTGGCCCCCCTGATTATGACCGGCCGCTTCCCAAGGGGCTTCTACATCCGAGGCGTATCTTTGAAGGTGTAAGGGAAGGCGTCGAACATGGCGGCAACCAGAGCGGGATACCTACGATAAACGGCTCGATCCTCTTTGATGAGCGTTATATAGGCAAGCCCCTGGTCTTTTGTGGTACCGGTGGACTCATGCCGAGAGAGGTCTGCGGAAGGCCTGGTCATGAGAAAAAGGCCAGGCCCGGCGATTGCATCGTCATGTGTGGGGGCAGAATCGGCAAGGATGGGATACACGGTGCGACGTTTTCATCAGAGGAACTGCATGAGGGGTCGCCTGCTACTGCAGTTCAGATAGGAGATCCGATAACACAGAAAAAGATGACGGATTTCCTCCTAAGGGCCAGAGACCTTTGTCTTTACAACTCCATAACAGATAATGGAGCAGGCGGGCTTTCCTCATCCGTTGGGGAGATGGCCCTGGAGACAGGCGGGTTCGAGCTTCATCTTGACAGGGCGCCCTTAAAATATGAAGGTTTAAGGCCGTGGGAGATATTGCTTTCAGAGGCCCAGGAGCGGATGACCGTCGCGGTCCCGCCAGACAAGCTGGATGAATTCATGGCCCTTGCCGAAAAGATGGACGTCGAGGCCACACACCTGGGGATATTTACCTCTTCGGGCAAGTTCCATTGTCTGTTCAACGGCAAGACTGTGGCCTATCTGGACCTGGATTTTGTGCATAACGGGGTCCCAAGACCAGAGCTAAGGGCGGTGTGGTCGAGGCCGCAATATGAAGAACCGGTGCTTCCAATGCCGGAAAACCTTGGATCGGAGTTAAAAGACCTGCTTTCAAGGTACAATGTATGCAGCAAGGAATATGTGGTCCGCCAGTATGATCATGAGGTCCAGGGCGGTAGCGTCATAAAGCCGCTTTCCGGTGCATTGCACGATGGCCCGAGCGACGCCGCGGTCATCCGCCCCGATCTCGATTCTTTTGAAGGCCTTGTAGTTGCCCACGGCATCTGTCCGCGTTACAGCGACATCGATACATATCATATGGTATGTGCTGCCGTGGATGAGGCGGTAAGAAATGCGGTCGCTGCCGGAGGGGATATGGATTATATGGCCGGGCTTGACAATTTCTGCTGGTGCGATCCGGTTCACTCCGAGAAGATACCGGACGGCCACTATAAGCTTGCCCAGCTTGTGCGGGCCAACAAGGCCCTTTATGATATATGCACTGCATACGGCATCCCGTGCATTTCCGGTAAAGACAGCATGAAAAACGATGCATTCATCGGCGGTGTGAAGATATCGATCCCCCCTACCTTGCTCTTTTCCATCATAGGGAGGATGGATGACGTAAGGCAGGCGGTCACCATTGATGCAAAACGGCCGGGAGACCTTGTGTATGTCCTGGGCGTAACTTATCCTGAGTTAGGGGCGTCTGAATATTACGCCAAGTTCGGTTTTGTTGGAAACAGCATCCCAAGGGTTAGGATGGAGGAGGCATCCAGGAGGTATCATTTGGTTTCAAGGGCGATCAAGGCAGGTCTTATCGCCTCATGCCATGACTGCTCTGACGGCGGTCTTGGTGTGGCCATCGCCGAGACGGCGTTTAGTGGCGGCTTAGGGATGGACATCGACCTTGAAAAGGTGCCGAGACAAGGTGTTGATCGCCTTGATACGCTGTTATTCAGTGAGAGCCAGAGCAGGTTTGTTGTGACGGTGCGTCCCGATTTCAGATTCGTATTTGAAGAGACTATGGCAGGGACAGAGTTTGCGATGATCGGGACAGTGAGTCCTCGGCCTTTGCTGATATTTGAGTTCGGGGGCAACGTGGTGCTGAAGGAAGATATCTATGCACTTAAAGAGGCCTGGCAGAGACCCCTTTCGTGGTAG
- a CDS encoding QcrA and Rieske domain-containing protein — MNRRYLLKKAAKWGLAAVFAYPIYAFVSYVRLRPPKEVKVHTRPKGDEPVMEAEFALFETPEGPIAVSRQCTHLGCTINYMGRKKGFVCPCHQSHFSWDGRYISGPAKKDLPRFAVKKLAGKGGYIVEIPRGLP; from the coding sequence ATGAACCGGAGATATCTGCTCAAAAAGGCCGCAAAATGGGGCCTGGCGGCCGTTTTTGCCTATCCGATATATGCCTTTGTGTCATATGTAAGGCTCCGTCCACCGAAAGAGGTGAAGGTGCACACAAGGCCCAAAGGCGATGAGCCGGTCATGGAGGCCGAGTTTGCCTTGTTTGAGACGCCGGAGGGGCCGATAGCCGTCTCCAGGCAATGCACCCATCTTGGGTGCACTATCAATTACATGGGGCGCAAGAAAGGCTTTGTGTGTCCATGTCATCAGAGCCACTTTTCATGGGACGGGAGATATATCTCAGGCCCTGCAAAAAAGGACCTCCCGCGGTTCGCCGTAAAGAAGCTTGCAGGCAAGGGCGGGTATATAGTAGAGATACCGCGGGGGTTGCCTTGA
- a CDS encoding cytochrome b N-terminal domain-containing protein, with the protein MTSFGRVGELTTSTLLVSILSGLVVAYQYEVADPFISCAAMEALIPFGPFFRALHFWSSQAFLLLLGLHIVQSIPRLSIIYATVEGRIYWTVLVVCLVPPAVFALFTGYVLRWDATGKAAGMIAEHLLLDIPVLGRTLDRFFVAIANEGLNRVYAVHILLAAILWGIGTWYHTKRVFLRWWAWFAVLIASGFVSLIFHAPIDLPQQASGLIKGPWFFLGVQELLRYLPPVVAGVIYPVMPVFALAVLAWVRDKRPWLWFIAGWGLTYLGLLLLMSIR; encoded by the coding sequence TTGACCTCCTTTGGACGTGTGGGTGAGCTTACAACATCCACCCTTCTTGTTTCAATCCTTTCGGGCCTTGTGGTGGCGTATCAATACGAAGTGGCGGATCCATTTATATCGTGTGCTGCGATGGAGGCCCTCATTCCGTTTGGTCCATTTTTCAGGGCGCTCCATTTTTGGTCGAGCCAGGCATTCTTGCTCCTCTTGGGTCTTCATATAGTACAATCCATTCCAAGGCTATCCATTATCTACGCCACGGTGGAGGGTCGTATCTACTGGACCGTTTTGGTCGTTTGTCTTGTGCCCCCTGCGGTATTTGCGCTGTTTACAGGCTATGTCTTGAGGTGGGATGCGACTGGTAAGGCGGCTGGCATGATTGCGGAGCACCTGCTTTTAGACATACCGGTGCTTGGCCGTACACTTGACCGTTTTTTTGTGGCCATTGCCAATGAAGGGCTGAACAGAGTCTATGCAGTGCATATACTCCTTGCCGCAATACTTTGGGGTATAGGGACATGGTATCATACAAAACGGGTGTTTTTAAGGTGGTGGGCATGGTTCGCAGTTCTTATAGCATCTGGTTTCGTAAGTCTTATTTTTCATGCCCCCATAGACCTCCCGCAGCAGGCGTCAGGCCTTATCAAGGGTCCATGGTTTTTCCTCGGGGTGCAGGAGCTCTTGAGATATTTGCCCCCTGTTGTAGCGGGTGTCATCTATCCTGTCATGCCCGTTTTTGCCCTTGCAGTCCTTGCCTGGGTCAGGGACAAGAGACCATGGCTATGGTTTATCGCAGGTTGGGGGCTGACCTATCTAGGGCTTCTTCTTTTGATGAGCATCAGATGA
- a CDS encoding class I SAM-dependent methyltransferase, whose translation MPFQKTGRIVRRGQKKTANIDLDINAIKKAYRRYAQVYDFYFGAIFNPGRRSVIERMNLSNGDRILEVGVGTGLSLLIYPRNVRITGIDISPEMLEQARKRKEKCGLDHVESLEIMDAEAMTFPDNSFDKVVAMYVASVVPNPKRLINEMKRVCKPEGEIFIVNHFRHGNPLIGKIECMVAPLSKHLGFRPNFCLDDFIKDTSLELIEKSPVNMFGYWTLLRARNNKGIQKTHQHRQGKARVS comes from the coding sequence ATGCCATTTCAAAAAACAGGCCGGATCGTAAGACGAGGCCAAAAAAAGACCGCAAACATAGATTTAGATATCAATGCCATAAAAAAAGCCTACCGTCGTTATGCGCAAGTCTATGACTTTTATTTCGGCGCCATCTTCAATCCTGGCCGCCGTTCCGTCATAGAACGAATGAACCTCTCAAACGGAGATAGGATACTTGAGGTTGGAGTGGGGACAGGGCTTTCGCTCCTTATCTATCCGCGTAACGTCAGGATTACAGGCATAGACATCTCGCCGGAGATGTTGGAGCAGGCCCGTAAACGAAAAGAAAAATGTGGCCTTGACCATGTAGAATCCCTTGAAATCATGGATGCGGAGGCAATGACGTTCCCTGATAACAGCTTCGACAAGGTCGTGGCTATGTACGTGGCGTCGGTCGTTCCAAACCCAAAACGCCTCATCAATGAGATGAAGAGGGTATGTAAGCCTGAAGGTGAGATATTTATTGTAAATCACTTCCGTCACGGCAACCCACTGATAGGCAAAATCGAATGCATGGTCGCCCCTTTATCGAAGCATCTTGGATTCAGACCGAACTTCTGTCTGGACGATTTCATTAAAGACACAAGCCTAGAACTTATAGAAAAAAGCCCTGTCAATATGTTTGGATACTGGACGCTTCTCAGGGCCCGCAACAACAAAGGGATTCAGAAGACGCATCAGCACAGACAAGGAAAGGCGAGAGTTTCTTAA
- a CDS encoding TIGR03960 family B12-binding radical SAM protein has protein sequence MKITNIYDILPLIKKPGRYLGNEVNARRKAWDEASVRIALIFPDLYEIGMSHLGLQILYHILNDTPWALADRAYCPDRDMEKNLREKGLQLFGIESKRPLRAFDILGITLPYELCYINIITILECAKIPLLAKNRDDPDWPVVIGGGSCAVNPEPIAGIFDAILIGDGEEAVIEMASTVRSWKEAKGTKRELLSALCHIDGVYVPGFYRAIYNKTDGVFCAIEPTGPAGLPISRRIVSDLSNAGFPKRPILPHTQIVHDRLGVEIARGCTRGCRFCQAGIIYRPVRERTPEQLMDIFESGLKTTGWEEISLLSLSTGDYGCLGPLLCTLMERFTQENVSVSMPSLRVGTLTPEMMAQIRRVRKTGFTLAPEAGSERLRRVINKGITEKDVLETASQVYAMGWNGIKLYFMIGLPTETIEDVLAISELAKKVLAHAIKGRQGLTVSVGTFVPKPHTPFQWERQITTDESWERIRLLKTKIRGHGLKLKWHDPRQSLLEGIFARGDRRLLHVLLKAWRLGARLDAWRNHLRADLYYEAANEEGIDLSSYLNTIEIGRVLPWGHIQTGVRMDYLLNERELAFKEAYTLDCRSGACYGCGVCNFKEIRPILFKKCSLSPEKSDDAEKAKRCTGGRYFYNIAFIQMGNARFIGHLDLSHTIHRAARRAGLPLLYSHGHHPMPHISFGPPIPLGMESLWETMIIGLTEPIEESDVFQALEREMPDGITLTSIKLTTSPRIHYTDEKTAYLIYLPGLDTEQCKRAIDRFMKAGSWPAMRHKKGIETVLDLRKAVKSLHILMPDKFENDQAIHPWISSLAEETKNNDIKQAFLGLEMQRINGPQPRPSEIAAALFGLTDGEVLKLRILKLAPNNGL, from the coding sequence ATGAAAATCACCAATATTTATGACATATTGCCACTCATAAAGAAACCTGGCCGATACCTTGGGAACGAGGTGAATGCAAGACGCAAGGCCTGGGACGAGGCCTCGGTCAGGATTGCGCTCATATTCCCCGATCTCTATGAAATAGGGATGTCCCATCTCGGGCTCCAGATACTTTACCACATATTAAATGATACGCCATGGGCGCTTGCAGACCGGGCCTACTGCCCGGACAGAGATATGGAAAAAAATTTGAGGGAAAAGGGCCTACAGCTCTTCGGAATTGAGAGCAAAAGGCCGCTGAGGGCCTTTGACATCCTCGGCATCACCCTCCCTTATGAACTCTGCTACATAAACATCATCACCATTCTTGAATGTGCAAAGATACCGCTCCTGGCGAAAAACCGCGATGACCCGGATTGGCCTGTTGTCATAGGTGGTGGAAGCTGCGCGGTGAATCCTGAACCGATAGCTGGGATATTTGATGCGATACTTATCGGAGATGGCGAAGAGGCCGTCATTGAAATGGCATCAACGGTCCGTTCATGGAAAGAGGCAAAGGGCACAAAAAGAGAACTCCTTAGCGCCCTCTGTCATATAGACGGCGTCTATGTACCTGGATTTTATAGAGCGATATATAACAAGACGGACGGGGTTTTTTGCGCCATCGAACCCACCGGTCCGGCAGGTCTTCCCATATCCCGCCGCATCGTCTCCGACCTTTCTAACGCCGGTTTTCCAAAAAGACCAATCCTGCCTCACACACAGATAGTCCACGACCGCCTTGGCGTGGAAATTGCCAGGGGATGCACACGCGGCTGCAGGTTCTGCCAGGCAGGGATCATCTATAGGCCTGTGCGGGAACGTACCCCTGAACAACTAATGGATATATTTGAAAGCGGACTCAAGACCACTGGCTGGGAGGAGATATCCCTTCTTTCTCTCAGCACTGGCGACTACGGGTGTCTGGGCCCACTCCTTTGCACCCTTATGGAGAGATTTACACAGGAGAACGTATCTGTGTCCATGCCGTCTCTGCGTGTCGGGACCCTTACGCCAGAGATGATGGCCCAGATAAGGCGGGTCAGGAAGACCGGCTTTACGCTTGCCCCGGAGGCCGGGAGCGAGAGGCTAAGGCGCGTGATAAACAAGGGGATCACAGAAAAGGACGTTCTCGAAACCGCATCCCAGGTCTATGCCATGGGCTGGAACGGAATAAAACTCTACTTCATGATCGGGCTTCCAACAGAAACCATCGAAGACGTCCTTGCGATAAGCGAGCTTGCTAAAAAGGTCCTCGCCCATGCAATAAAAGGAAGACAGGGCTTAACGGTAAGCGTGGGGACCTTCGTCCCTAAACCTCACACACCGTTCCAATGGGAAAGACAGATCACAACCGACGAATCATGGGAACGGATCAGACTCTTAAAGACAAAGATAAGGGGCCATGGCCTTAAACTGAAGTGGCATGACCCAAGACAGAGCCTCCTCGAGGGCATATTTGCACGAGGAGACAGGAGGCTCCTCCACGTCCTTTTAAAGGCGTGGCGGCTTGGGGCAAGACTAGATGCCTGGAGAAATCACTTGAGGGCTGACCTATATTATGAGGCGGCAAATGAGGAGGGGATTGATCTTTCTAGCTATCTTAACACCATCGAAATAGGCAGGGTGCTTCCATGGGGCCACATCCAAACAGGCGTAAGGATGGACTATCTCTTAAATGAACGCGAGCTAGCATTTAAAGAGGCGTACACACTGGATTGCAGAAGCGGGGCCTGCTATGGCTGCGGTGTATGCAATTTCAAGGAAATAAGGCCGATCTTGTTTAAAAAATGTAGTCTTTCTCCTGAGAAATCAGATGACGCCGAAAAGGCGAAGAGGTGCACAGGGGGGAGATATTTTTACAATATTGCATTCATACAGATGGGAAATGCACGATTTATCGGCCACCTAGATCTATCCCATACCATCCACCGGGCGGCAAGAAGGGCCGGCCTTCCCCTTCTGTACTCGCACGGCCATCACCCGATGCCGCATATCTCATTCGGCCCCCCCATCCCACTCGGCATGGAGTCCCTTTGGGAAACCATGATAATAGGACTTACGGAGCCGATCGAGGAGTCGGACGTATTCCAAGCGCTGGAAAGAGAAATGCCTGATGGGATAACGCTTACATCGATAAAACTCACGACCTCACCCCGCATCCATTATACTGACGAAAAGACCGCTTATCTTATATACCTCCCGGGATTGGACACCGAACAATGTAAAAGGGCAATTGACCGTTTCATGAAGGCGGGGTCATGGCCTGCAATGCGGCACAAAAAGGGCATTGAGACCGTGTTGGACCTCAGGAAGGCTGTGAAGTCCCTACACATCCTTATGCCTGATAAATTCGAAAACGATCAAGCAATCCATCCATGGATCTCCAGCCTTGCTGAAGAGACAAAAAATAATGATATAAAACAAGCCTTTCTGGGCCTTGAAATGCAGCGCATTAACGGACCACAACCAAGACCATCCGAGATAGCAGCGGCCCTCTTCGGTCTGACGGACGGAGAGGTGCTGAAGCTCAGAATACTTAAACTGGCCCCGAATAATGGACTATAG
- the tgt gene encoding tRNA guanosine(34) transglycosylase Tgt codes for MKQIFKELACDPSSLARTGRLLSSHGEIDTPCFMPVGTQGTVKALSPEDLKDCGAEIILSNTYHLYLRPGHELIREMGGLHKFMSWDRPILTDSGGFQVYSLAEFRKIEEGGVIFRSHLDGSYHRLTPELAIEIQEALGSDIMMCLDTCIPYPAGYEEVKNSTELTTRWAARCKTAKSREELHLFGIIQGGMSFELRQKSTEALLDIGFDGYAFGGLSVGEPKELLFKVIDTARPLIPRHYPVYLMGVGTPEDLVECTLRGIDMFDCVMPTRNARNGMLFTSFGGIVIKNACFQRDPRPIDPECTCYTCRNYSRAYLRHLFMTKELLVYRLLSIHNLHYYLDLMKEMRTAIKNGRFQAWKQVFYQKRGGLC; via the coding sequence TTGAAACAGATCTTTAAAGAGCTTGCTTGCGACCCGTCTTCTCTTGCAAGGACAGGCAGGCTTCTGAGCAGCCATGGCGAGATAGACACTCCATGCTTTATGCCTGTCGGCACACAGGGCACAGTCAAGGCCCTGAGCCCCGAAGACCTCAAGGACTGCGGTGCCGAGATCATCCTTTCAAACACCTACCACCTCTATCTGAGACCAGGCCACGAGCTGATAAGGGAGATGGGCGGCCTACATAAATTCATGTCATGGGACAGGCCCATACTTACGGACAGCGGCGGATTTCAAGTCTACAGCCTGGCCGAATTCCGAAAAATCGAGGAAGGCGGGGTCATCTTCCGTTCCCACCTTGACGGATCATATCACAGGCTCACCCCGGAACTCGCCATCGAGATACAAGAGGCCCTGGGCTCCGACATCATGATGTGCCTCGACACCTGTATTCCATATCCTGCCGGATATGAAGAGGTCAAAAACTCCACCGAACTAACCACCCGCTGGGCCGCAAGGTGCAAAACTGCTAAAAGTCGTGAAGAGCTGCACCTGTTCGGAATCATACAGGGCGGCATGTCCTTTGAACTCAGACAAAAGAGCACAGAGGCGCTCCTGGATATTGGCTTCGACGGTTATGCCTTTGGAGGCCTGAGTGTAGGAGAACCTAAGGAACTGCTCTTCAAGGTAATAGATACCGCAAGGCCCTTGATCCCACGCCATTATCCGGTCTACCTCATGGGCGTCGGGACGCCAGAAGACCTTGTAGAGTGCACGCTACGCGGCATAGACATGTTCGACTGCGTCATGCCGACCAGGAATGCAAGAAACGGTATGCTCTTTACTTCTTTCGGCGGCATTGTTATAAAGAATGCGTGTTTTCAAAGAGACCCGAGGCCAATTGATCCTGAATGCACCTGTTATACATGCAGGAACTACTCAAGGGCATATCTCAGGCACCTGTTTATGACAAAAGAACTCCTTGTTTACAGACTCCTTTCGATACATAACCTTCATTATTACCTGGATCTCATGAAGGAAATGCGCACAGCCATAAAAAACGGTAGATTTCAGGCCTGGAAACAGGTATTTTATCAAAAAAGGGGGGGATTATGCTAG
- a CDS encoding epoxyqueuosine reductase QueH gives MKKQGVDAVGYFYNPNIHPFTELEKRLEALKTVAETYGLPVIHDEEIYGLETWLVEMGGRFKVDERCPVCYRMRVEKAAKKAAELGVPYYTTTLLYSRYQRHGLIREIGDEAGRRYGVVFYYQDFRSGWNEGIAISKRLGIYRQPYCGCIFSEAERYAKRIKRLRGDFSARNQIAGL, from the coding sequence TTGAAGAAACAAGGGGTGGATGCAGTGGGCTATTTTTATAACCCGAACATACACCCATTCACAGAGCTTGAAAAAAGACTGGAGGCCCTCAAGACAGTCGCCGAGACCTATGGGTTGCCTGTTATCCATGACGAAGAGATCTATGGACTCGAGACATGGCTTGTTGAGATGGGCGGGAGATTCAAGGTCGATGAAAGATGTCCAGTCTGCTACAGGATGCGCGTGGAAAAGGCTGCAAAAAAGGCTGCGGAGTTAGGAGTTCCATATTACACTACAACGCTCCTTTACAGCAGGTACCAACGCCATGGACTCATACGCGAGATAGGCGATGAGGCTGGCAGGCGTTATGGTGTAGTATTCTATTACCAAGACTTTCGCAGTGGATGGAATGAAGGTATAGCCATTTCAAAGAGGCTTGGTATATACAGACAACCCTATTGCGGCTGTATCTTCAGCGAGGCAGAACGTTATGCTAAAAGGATAAAGAGGCTCAGGGGAGATTTTTCGGCCAGAAATCAAATTGCAGGTTTATAA
- the yajC gene encoding preprotein translocase subunit YajC — MLGTSIAFAMGASSGGAGEAGNPLLSLLPLVIIFFIFYFLLIRPQQKRANEHKKFLDSLEKGQEVTTAGGIIGRITGLTEKVVTLDVGDNIKIKVARSHISGPGPSKTEAAKQE, encoded by the coding sequence ATGCTAGGGACGTCGATAGCGTTTGCAATGGGGGCATCGTCGGGAGGTGCTGGCGAGGCCGGAAATCCGCTTCTGTCGCTGCTGCCGCTGGTCATCATCTTTTTTATCTTTTATTTCCTTCTTATTCGTCCGCAGCAAAAAAGGGCGAACGAACACAAAAAGTTCCTCGATTCCCTTGAAAAAGGACAAGAGGTGACCACGGCAGGCGGCATCATCGGCAGGATCACCGGCCTCACAGAAAAGGTTGTAACCCTTGATGTGGGCGACAATATAAAGATCAAGGTCGCAAGGTCGCACATCTCAGGTCCAGGACCTTCAAAGACTGAAGCCGCAAAGCAGGAATAA
- a CDS encoding DUF2905 domain-containing protein, whose product MIFGPKIPYLGRLPGDIVIRRENFIFYFPLATSIIISIILTIIFSIFRR is encoded by the coding sequence ATGATCTTCGGGCCTAAGATTCCATATCTTGGTAGATTGCCTGGGGATATTGTCATTAGGCGAGAAAATTTTATCTTTTATTTTCCGCTCGCTACATCTATTATAATAAGTATAATTCTTACCATAATATTTTCTATATTCCGTAGATGA